The following proteins are co-located in the Lagenorhynchus albirostris chromosome 2, mLagAlb1.1, whole genome shotgun sequence genome:
- the CELSR2 gene encoding cadherin EGF LAG seven-pass G-type receptor 2 isoform X1, whose amino-acid sequence MRSPAARAPLPTPLPLLLLLLPPLLGDQVGPCRSLGPGGRGSSGACAPVGWLCPASSSNLWLYTSRCRDAGTELTGHLVPHHDGLRVWCPESGAHIPLPPAPEGCPWSCRLLGVGGHLSPQGKLALPHEHLCLKAPRLRCQSCKLVQTPGFRAGESSAEASMGGRRKRNVNTAPQFQPPSYQATVPENQPAGTPVASLRAIDPDEGEAGRLEYTMDALFDSRSNHFFSLDPITGAVTTAEELDRETKSTHVFRVTAQDHGMPRRSALATLTILVTDTNDHDPVFEQQEYKESLRENLEVGYEVLTVRATDGDAPPNANILYRLLEGPGGSPSEVFEIDPRSGVIRTRGPVDREEVESYQLTVEASDQGRDPGPRSATAAVFLSVEDDNDNAPQFSEKRYVVQVREDVTPGAPVLRVTASDRDKGSNALVHYSIMSGNARGQFYLDAQTGALDVVSPLDYETTKEYTLRVRAQDGGRPPLSNVSGLVTVQVLDINDNAPIFVSTPFQATVLESVPLGYLVLHVQAIDADAGDNARLEYRLAGVGHDFPFTINNGTGWISVAAELDREEVDFYSFGVEARDHGTPALTASASVSVTILDVNDNNPTFTQPEYTVRLNEDAAVGTSVVTVSAVDRDAHSVITYQITSGNTRNRFSITSQSGGGLVSLALPLDYKLERQYVLAVTASDGTRQDTAQVVVNVTDANTHRPVFQSSHYTVNINEDRPAGTTVVLISATDEDTGENARITYFMEDSIPQFRIDADTGAVTTQAELDYEDQVSYTLAITARDNGIPQKSDTTYLEILVNDVNDNAPQFLRDSYEGSVYEDVPPFTSVLQISATDRDSGLNGRVFYTFQGGDDGDGDFIVESTSGIVRTLRRLDRENVAQYALRAYAVDKGMPPARTPMDVTVAVLDVNDNPPVFEQDEFDVFVEENSPIGLAVARVTATDPDEGTNAQIMYQIVEGNIPEVFQLDIFSGELTALVDLDYEDRPEYILVIQATSAPLVSRATVHVRLLDRNDNPPVLGNFEILFNNYVTNRSSSFPGGAIGRVPAHDPDISDSLTYSFERGNELSLVLLNASTGELRLSRALDNNRPLEAIMSVLVSDGVHSVTAQCALRVTIITDEMLTHSITLRLEDMSPERFLSPLLGLFIQAVAATLATPPDHVVVFNVQRDTDAPGGHILNVSLSVGQPPGPGGGPPFLPSEDLQERLYLNRSLLTAISAQRVLPFDDNICLREPCENYMRCVSVLRFDSSAPFIASSSVLFRPIHPVGGLRCRCPPGFTGDYCETEVDLCYSRPCGSHGRCRSREGGYTCLCRDGYTGEHCEVSARSGRCTPGVCKNGGTCVNLLVGGFKCDCPSGDFEKPFCQVTTRSFPARSFITFRGLRQRFHFTLALSFATKERDGLLLYNGRFNEKHDFVALEVIQEQVQLTFSAGESTTTVSPFVSGGVSDGQWHTVQLKYYNKPLLGQTGLPQGPSEQKVAVVTVDGCDTGVALRFGAVLGNYSCAAQGTQGGSKKSLDLTGPLLLGGVPDLPESFPVRTRHFVGCMRNLQVDSRHVDMADFIANNGTVPGCSAKKNVCDSNTCHNGGTCVNQWDAFSCECPLGFGGKSCAQEMANPQRFLGSSLVAWHGLSLPISQPWHLSLMFRTRQADGVLLQAVTRGRSTITLQLQEGHVVLSVEGTGLQASSLRLEPGRANDGDWHHAQLALGASGGPGHAILSFDYGQQRAEGNLGPRLHGLHLSNITVGGVPGPASGVARGFRGCLQGVRVSETSEGISSLDPSRGESINVEPGCSLPDPCDSNPCPANSYCSDDWDSYSCSCDPGYYGDNCTNVCDLNPCEHQSVCTRKPSDPHGYICKCPPNYLGPYCETRIDQPCPRGWWGHPTCGPCNCDVSKGFDPDCNKTSGECHCKENHYRPPGSPACLLCDCYPTGSLSRVCDPEDGQCPCKPGVIGRQCDRCDNPFAEVTTNGCEVNYDSCPRAIEAGIWWPRTRFGLPAAAPCPKGSFGTAVRHCDEHRGWLPPNLFNCTSVTFSELKGFAERLQRNESGLDSGRSQRLALLLRNATQHTAGYFGSDVKVAYQLAARLLAHESTQRGFGLSATQDVHFTENLLQVGSALLDAANKRHWELIQQTEGGTAWLLQHYEAYASALAQNMRHTYLSPFTIVTPNIVISVVRLDKGNFAGAKLPRYEALRGERPPDLETTVILPESVFRETPPMVRPAGLGEAQEPEELARRQRRHPELSQGEAVASVIIYRTLAGLLPHNYDPDKRSLRVPKRPVINTPVVSISVHDDEELLPRALDKPVTVQFRLLETEERTKPICVFWNHSILVSGTGGWSARGCEVVFRNESHVSCQCNHMTSFAVLMDVSRRENGEILPLKTLTYVALGVTLAALLLTFLFLTILRALRSNQHGIQRNLTAALGLAQLVFLLGINQADLPFACTVIAILLHFLYLCTFSWALLEALHLYRALTEVRDVNAGPMRFYYMLGWGVPAFITGLAVGLDPEGYGNPDFCWLSIYDTLIWSFAGPVAFAVSMSVFLYILAARASCAAQRQGFEKKGPVLGLRPSFAVLLLLSATWLLALLSVNSDTLLFHYLFAASNCIQGPFIFLSYVVLSKEVRKALKFACSRKPSPDPALTTKSTLTSSYNCPSPYADGRLYQPYGDSAGSLHSASRSGKSQPSYIPFLLREESTLNPGQGPPGLGNPGGLFLEGQDQQHDPDTDSDSDLSLEDDQSGSYASTHSSDSEEEEEEEEAEATFPGEPGWDSLLGPGAERLPLHSTPKDGGLGSGKAPWPGDFGIAAKDSGGNGASEERPRENGDALPREGSLGPLPGPSAQPHKGILKKKCLPTISEKSSLLRLPLEQGTGSSRGSSASEGSRGGPPPRPPPRQSLQEQLNGVMPIAMSIKAGTVDEDSSGSEFLFFNFLH is encoded by the exons ATGCGGAGCCCGGCGGCCCGCGCCCCACTTCCAACACCACTGCCGCTGCTACTGCTCCTGCTGCCGCCACTACTGGGAGACCAGGTGGGGCCCTGTCGTTCCCTGGGGCCCGGGGGACGCGGTTCCTCGGGGGCCTGCGCTCCCGTGGGCTGGCTCTGTCCAGCCTCATCCTCGAACCTCTGGCTCTACACCAGCCGCTGCAGGGATGCGGGGACGGAACTGACTGGCCATCTGGTGCCCCACCATGATGGTCTGAGGGTCTGGTGTCCAGAATCCGGGGCCCACATCCCCTTGCCGCCAGCGCCCGAAGGCTGCCCCTGGAGCTGTCGTCTTCTGGGCGTTGGAGGCCACCTTTCCCCACAGGGCAAACTTGCCCTGCCCCATGAGCACCTGTGCTTAAAGGCCCCACGGCTGAGATGCCAGTCCTGTAAGCTGGTGCAGACCCCAGGGTTCAGGGCAGGGGAAAGCTCGGCAGAAGCGTCCATGGGTGGACGTCGGAAGAGGAATGTGAATACAGCCCCCCAGTTTCAGCCCCCCAGCTACCAGGCCACAGTGCCCGAGAACCAGCCAGCAGGTACCCCTGTGGCATCTCTGCGGGCCATCGACCCAGATGAGGGTGAGGCAGGTCGGCTTGAGTACACTATGGATGCCCTCTTCGATAGCCGCTCCAACCATTTCTTCTCCCTGGACCCAATAACCGGTGCAGTAACCACAGCCGAGGAGCTGGATCGTGAGACCAAGAGCACCCATGTCTTCAGAGTCACGGCGCAGGATCACGGCATGCCCCGACGCAGTGCCCTGGCCACGCTCACCATCTTGGTGACTGATACCAACGATCACGACCCTGTTTTTGAGCAGCAGGAGTACAAGGAGAGCCTCAGGGAGAACCTGGAGGTGGGCTATGAGGTGCTCACCGTCAGAGCCACAGATGGTGACGCCCCTCCCAATGCCAATATTCTGTACCGCCTGCTggaggggcctgggggcagcCCCTCTGAAGTCTTTGAGATTGACCCTCGCTCTGGGGTAATACGAACCCGTGGCCCTGTGGATCGGGAAGAGGTGGAATCCTACCAGTTGACAGTGGAAGCAAGTGATCAGGGTCGGGACCCCGGTCCACGGAGTGCCACAGCTGCTGTTTTCCTGTCTGTGGAGGATGATAATGACAATGCCCCCCAGTTCAGCGAGAAGCGCTATGTGGTCCAGGTGCGGGAGGACGTGACCCCAGGAGCTCCGGTACTCCGGGTCACAGCCTCGGATAGAGACAAGGGCAGCAATGCCCTGGTGCATTACAGCATCATGAGTGGCAACGCGCGGGGACAGTTTTACTTAGATGCCCAGACTGGGGCTCTGGACGTGGTGAGCCCTCTTGACTATGAGACGACCAAGGAATACACCCTACGGGTTCGAGCACAGGATGGCGGCCGCCCCCCTCTCTCCAACGTCTCCGGCTTGGTGACAGTGCAGGTCCTGGATATCAATGACAATGCTCCCATCTTCGTCAGCACCCCCTTCCAGGCTACTGTCCTGGAGAGTGTCCCCTTAGGCTACCTGGTTCTCCATGTCCAGGCCATCGATGCTGATGCTGGTGACAATGCCCGCCTGGAATACCGCCTTGCGGGGGTGGGGCATGACTTCCCCTTCACCATCAACAATGGCACAGGCTGGATCTCCGTGGCTGCTGAGCTGGACCGGGAAGAGGTTGACTTCTACAGCTTTGGAGTAGAAGCCCGCGACCATGGCACCCCAGCACTCACTGCCTCGGCCAGTGTCAGCGTGACCATCCTGGATGTCAATGACAATAACCCGACCTTTACCCAACCAGAGTACACGGTGCGGCTCAACGAGGATGCGGCCGTGGGCACCAGCGTGGTGACGGTGTCGGCCGTGGACCGTGATGCCCACAGTGTCATCACCTACCAGATCACCAGCGGCAACACCCGAAACCGCTTCTCCATCACCAGCCAGAGTGGGGGGGGGCTGGTGTCCCTCGCCCTGCCGCTGGACTACAAGCTGGAGCGGCAGTACGTGCTGGCTGTTACTGCCTCCGATGGCACACGACAGGACACAGCACAAGTGGTGGTGAACGTCACCGACGCTAACACCCATCGTCCCGTGTTTCAGAGCTCTCACTACACGGTGAATATTAATGAGGACCGGCCAGCAGGCACCACGGTGGTGCTGATCAGTGccacagatgaggacacaggtGAGAATGCCCGCATCACCTACTTTATGGAGGACAGCATCCCTCAGTTCCGCATCGATGCAGATACAGGTGCTGTCACCACCCAGGCCGAGCTGGATTATGAGGACCAGGTGTCCTACACCCTGGCTATCACTGCCCGGGACAATGGCATTCCCCAGAAGTCTGACACCACCTACCTTGAGATCCTGGTGAATGATGTGAATGACAATGCCCCTCAGTTTCTGCGGGACTCCTACGAGGGCAGTGTCTATGAGGATGTGCCCCCCTTCACCAGTGTCCTGCAGATCTCGGCCACTGACCGTGACTCTGGCCTTAACGGCAGGGTCTTCTACACCTTCCAAGGAGGCGATGATGGAGATGGTGACTTTATCGTAGAGTCCACGTCAGGCATTGTGCGAACACTGCGGAGGCTGGATCGTGAAAATGTGGCCCAGTACGCCTTGCGGGCATATGCAGTGGACAAGGGGATGCCTCCAGCTCGCACGCCCATGGACGTGACGGTCGCTGTGTTGGATGTGAACGACAATCCACCTGTTTTTGAGCAGGATGAGTTTGATGTGTTTGTTGAAGAGAACAGCCCCATTGGGCTGGCTGTGGCCCGCGTCACAGCCACGGACCCTGACGAAGGCACTAATGCCCAGATCATGTACCAGATCGTGGAGGGCAACATCCCTGAGGTCTTCCAGCTGGACATCTTCTCTGGGGAGCTGACCGCTCTGGTGGACTTGGACTACGAGGACCGGCCTGAATACATCCTGGTCATCCAGGCCACGTCGGCTCCCCTGGTGAGCCGGGCTACAGTGCACGTCCGCCTGCTTGACCGCAATGACAACCCACCGGTGCTGGGCAACTTTGAGATCCTTTTCAACAACTACGTCACCAACCGCTCGAGCAGCTTCCCCGGGGGTGCCATCGGCCGGGTGCCTGCCCACGACCCTGACATCTCCGACAGCCTGACTTACAGCTTCGAGCGGGGAAACGAACTCAGCCTGGTCCTGCTCAACGCGTCCACGGGCGAGCTGAGGCTGAGTCGGGCACTGGACAACAACCGACCTCTGGAGGCCATCATGAGCGTGCTGGTGTCAG ATGGCGTGCACAGTGTGACCGCTCAGTGCGCACTGCGCGTCACCATCATTACCGACGAGATGCTCACGCACAGCATCACGCTGCGCCTGGAGGACATGTCGCCTGAGCGCTTCCTGTCGCCCCTACTGGGTCTCTTCATCCAGGCCGTGGCCGCCACGCTGGCCACACCCCCAGACCACGTGGTGGTCTTCAACGTGCAGCGGGACACGGACGCCCCAGGCGGCCACATCCTCAATGTGAGCCTGTCGGTGGGCCAGCCGCCAGGGCCCGGGGGCGggcctcccttcctgccttctgAGGACCTGCAGGAGCGCCTGTACCTCAACCGCAGTCTGCTCACGGCCATCTCGGCGCAGCGCGTGCTGCCCTTCGACGACAACATCTGCCTGCGCGAGCCCTGCGAGAACTACATGCGCTGCGTGTCGGTGCTGCGCTTCGACTCCTCCGCGCCCTTCATCGCCTCCTCCTCCGTGCTCTTCCGGCCCATTCACCCAGTCGGGGGGCTGCGCTGCCGCTGCCCGCCTGGCTTCACGGGCGACTACTGCGAGACGGAGGTGGACCTCTGCTACTCGCGGCCCTGCGGCTCCCACGGCCGCTGCCGCAGCCGTGAAGGCGGCTACACCTGCCTCTGCCGCGATGGCTACACCG GTGAGCACTGTGAGGTGAGTGCCCGCTCAGGCCGTTGCACCCCGGGTGTCTGCAAGAATGGGGGCACCTGTGTCAACCTGCTGGTGGGCGGCTTCAAGTGCGACTGCCCATCCGGAGACTTTGAGAAGCCCTTCTGCCAGGTGACCACGCGCAGCTTCCCCGCCCGCTCCTTCATCACCTTCCGGGGCCTACGCCAGCGCTTCCACTTCACCCTGGCCCTCTC GTTTGCCACCAAGGAGCGTGATGGGCTGCTGTTGTACAATGGGCGCTTCAACGAGAAGCATGACTTTGTGGCCCTCGAGGTGATCCAGGAGCAGGTCCAGCTCACCTTCTCTGCAG GGGAGTCGACCACCACCGTGTCCCCGTTCGTGTCCGGAGGGGTCAGTGACGGCCAGTGGCACACAGTGCAGCTGAAGTACTACAATAAG CCGCTGTTGGGTCAGACAGGGCTCCCGCAGGGCCCATCCGAGCAGAAGGTGGCTGTGGTGACCGTGGATGGCTGTGACACAGGGGTGGCCCTGCGCTTCGGAGCTGTGCTGGGCAACTACTCCTGCGCTGCCCAGGGCACCCAGGGTGGCAGCAAGAA GTCTCTGGACCTGACAGGGCCCCTGCTGCTGGGCGGGGTGCCTGACCTTCCTGAGAGCTTCCCTGTCCGAACCCGGCACTTCGTGGGCTGCATGAGGAACCTGCAGGTGGACAGCCGCCATGTCGACATGGCCGACTTCATTGCCAACAACGGCACCGTGCCCG GCTGCTCTGCCAAGAAGAACGTGTGTGACAGCAACACTTGCCACAATGGGGGCACCTGTGTGAACCAGTGGGATGCCTTCAGCTGCGAGTGCCCTCTGGGCTTCGGGGGCAAGAGCTGTGCCCAGG AAATGGCCAACCCGCAGCGCTTCCTGGGCAGCAGCCTGGTGGCCTGGCATGGCCTCTCGCTGCCCATCTCTCAGCCCTGGCACCTCAGCCTCATGTTCCGCACACGCCAGGCCGACGGCGTCCTGCTGCAGGCTGTCACCAGGGGCCGCAGCACCATCACCCTGCAG CTTCAGGAGGGCCACGTGGTGCTGAGCGTGGAGGGCACCGGACTCCAGGCCTCGTCTCTCCGGCTGGAGCCAGGCCGGGCCAATGATGGCGACTGGCACCATGCACAGCTGGCACTGGGAGCCAGTGGGGGCCCCGGCCACGCCATCCTGTCCTTCGACTATGGGCAGCAGCGGGCAGAGGGCAACCTGGGCCCCCGGCTGCATGGGCTACACCTGAGCAACATTACCGTTGGGGGAGTGCCTGGGCCGGCCAGTGGTGTGGCCCGTGGCTTCCGGGGCTGTTTGCAG GGTGTTCGGGTAAGCGAGACGTCCGAGGGTATTAGCAGTCTGGATCCCAGCCGTGGGGAAAGCATCAATGTGGAGCCAGGCTGTAGCCTGCCAGACCCCTgtgactcgaacccatgtcctgcCAACAGCTATTGCAGTGACGACTGGGACAGCTATTCCTGCAGCTGCGATCCAG GTTACTATGGTGACAACTGTACTAACGTGTGTGACCTGAACCCATGTGAGCATCAGTCCGTGTGTACCCGAAAGCCCAGTGACCCCCATGGCTATATCTGCAAGTGTCCCCCAAATTACCTTGGGCCATACTGTGAGACCAG GATTGACCAGCCTTGCCCCCGAGGCTGGTGGGGACACCCCACATGCGGCCCATGCAACTGTGACGTCAGCAAAGGCTTCGATCCGGATTGCAACAAGACAAGCGGCGAGTGCCACTGCAAG gagaaCCACTACCGGCCCCCTGGCAGCCCCGCCTGCCTGCTGTGTGACTGCTACCCCACGGGCTCTCTGTCCCGAGTCTGTGACCCTGAGGATGGCCAGTGTCCATGCAAGCCAGGTGTCATTGGGCGCCAGTGTGATCGCTGTGACAACCCTTTTGCTGAGGTCACCACCAACGGCTGTGAAG TGAATTATGACAGCTGCCCACGGGCCATCGAGGCTGGGATCTGGTGGCCCCGTACCCGCTTCGGGCTGCCTgctgctgccccctgccccaaAGGCTCCTTTG GGACTGCTGTGCGCCACTGTGACGAGCACAGAGGGTGGCTCCCCCCAAACCTCTTCAACTGCACATCAGTCACCTTCTCAGAGCTGAAGGGCTTT GCTGAGCGGCTGCAGCGAAACGAGTCAGGCCTGGACTCGGGGCGCTCCCAGCGGCTGGCCCTGCTTCTGCGTAACGCTACCCAACACACGGCTGGCTACTTCGGAAGTGACGTCAAGGTGGCCTACCAGCTGGCCGCTCGGCTACTGGCCCACGAGAGCACCCAGCGAGGCTTCGGGTTGTCCGCCACACAGGATGTGCACTTCACCGAG AATCTGCTGCAGGTGGGCAGCGCCCTCCTGGATGCAGCCAACAAGCGGCACTGGGAGCTGATCCAGCAGACAGAGGGTGGCACCGCTTGGCTGCTCCAGCACTATGAGGCCTACGCCAGTGCCCTGGCCCAGAACATGCGGCACACCTACCTAAGCCCCTTCACCATCGTCACGCCCAACATTG TCATCTCTGTAGTTCGCCTGGACAAGGGGAACTTCGCTGGGGCCAAGCTGCCCCGCTACGAGGCGCTGAGAGGGGAGCGGCCCCCGGACCTTGAGACAACGGTCATTCTGCCTGAGTCCGTCTTCAGAG AAACGCCCCCCATGGTCAGGCCTGCGGGCCTTGGAGAGGCCCAGGAGCCAGAGGAGCTGGCACGGCGTCAGCGGCGGCACCCGGAGCTGAGTCAGGGTGAGGCGGTGGCCAGTGTCATCATCTACCGCACCCTGGCTGGGCTACTGCCCCATAACTACGACCCAGACAAGCGCAGCCTGAG AGTTCCCAAACGCCCTGTCATCAACACGCCCGTGGTGAGCATCAGCGTCCATGACGATGAGGAGCTTCTGCCCCGTGCTTTGGACAAGCCAGTCACGGTGCAGTTCCGGCTGCTGGAGACGGAGGAGCGGACGAAGCCCATCTGTGTCTTCTGGAACCATTCGATCCT GGTCAGTGGCACAGGTGGCTGGTCAGCCCGAGGCTGCGAAGTCGTCTTCCGCAACGAGAGCCACGTCAGCTGCCAGTGCAACCACATGACGAGCTTCGCTGTGCTCATGGACGTGTCCAGGCGGGAG AATGGGGAGATCCTGCCACTGAAGACACTGACCTATGTGGCCCTAGGGGTCACCTTGGCTGCCCTACTGCTCACTTTCCTCTTCCTCACTATTCTGCGTGCCCTGCGCTCCAACCAGCACGGCATCCAACGGAACCTGACTGCCGCCCTGGGCCTAGCTCAGCTGGTCTTCCTCCTGGGAATCAACCAGGCTGACCTCCCT TTTGCCTGCACAGTCATCGCCATCCTGCTGCACTTCCTGTACCTCTGCACCTTTTCCTGGGCTCTGCTGGAGGCCTTGCACCTGTACCGGGCGCTCACCGAGGTGCGCGACGTCAATGCCGGCCCCATGCGCTTCTACTACATGCTAGGCTGGGGTGTGCCCGCCTTCATCACAG GTCTAGCCGTGGGCCTGGACCCGGAAGGCTATGGGAACCCTGACTTCTGCTGGCTCTCCATCTACGATACGCTCATCTGGAGTTTTGCTGGCCCCGTGGCCTTTGCTGTCTCG ATGAGTGTCTTCCTGTACATCCTGGCGGCCCGGGCGTCCTGTGCTGCCCAGCGGCAGGGCTTTGAGAAGAAAGGCCCTGT cttgGGCCTGCGGCCCTCCTTCGCTGTCCTCCTGCTGCTGAGCGCCACGTGGCTACTGGCACTGCTGTCTGTCAACAGTGACACCCTCCTCTTCCACTACCTCTTTGCTGCTTCCAATTGCATCCAG GGCCCCTTCATCTTCCTCTCCTATGTGGTGCTTAGCAAGGAGGTCCGGAAAGCACTCAAGTTTGCCTGCAGCCGCAAGCCCAGCCCTGACCCTGCTCTGACCACCAAGTCCACTCTGACCTCG TCCTACAACTGCCCCAGCCCCTATGCAGATGGAAGGCTTTACCAGCCCTACGGAGACTCAGCAGGCTCTCTGCACAGCGCCAGCCGCTCGGGCAAGAGTCAGCCCAGCTACATCCCCTTCTTGCTGAG GGAGGAGTCCACGCTGAACCCTGGCCAAGGGCCCCCTGGCCTGGGGAACCCTGGTGGCCTATTCCTGGAAGGTCAAGACCAGCAGCATG ATCCAGACACAGACTCTGACAGTGACCTGTCCCTGGAAGATGACCAGAGTGGCTCCTATGCCTCTACCCACTCATCAGATagtgaggaggaggaagaggaggaagaggcggAGGCCACCTTCCCTGGAGAGCCGGGCTGGGACAgcctgctggggcctggggcggAGAGACTGCCCCTGCACAGTACCCCCAAGG ATGGGGGCCTGGGGTCCGGGAAGGCCCCCTGGCCAGGAGACTTTGGGATCGCAGCAAAGGACAGTGGTGGAAATGGGGCTTCTGAGGAGCGGCCGCGGGAGAATGGAGATGCCCTGCCTCGGGAGGGGTCCCTGGGTCCCCTTCCAGGCCCTTCTGCCCAACCTCACAAAG GCATCCTCAAGAAGAAGTGTCTGCCCACCATCAGTGAGAAGAGCAGCCTCCTACGGCTACCCCTGGAGCAGGGCACAGGGTCTTCCCGGGGCTCCTCAGCCAGCGAGGGCAGCCGGGGTgggccccctccccgccctccacCCCGGCAGAGCCTCCAGGAGCAGCTGAACGGGGTCATGCCCATCGCCATGAGCATCAAGGCAGGCACGGTGGATGAGGACTCGTCAGGCTCCGA ATTTCTCTTCTTTAACTTCCTGCATTAA